In Alteribacter keqinensis, a single window of DNA contains:
- a CDS encoding YsnF/AvaK domain-containing protein, with the protein MGRFIMTGVLTGGLIGWIAGYFFTGAAAGGLIGLLLAYVVRERRKSVSENKKESSDQMIKLKEEQLEIKKKRVKSGDVTIRKEVVEEEKTFKIPIRREEMVIEAGDEEELRIPVKEEEVDITKHPVTVAEVEVSKRQVEEMKTVKTPVKKETVRVEVTGEADVKEEEK; encoded by the coding sequence ATGGGACGTTTTATCATGACGGGAGTATTGACAGGCGGGCTGATTGGCTGGATTGCAGGGTATTTTTTTACAGGTGCGGCAGCAGGTGGACTGATTGGGCTCCTCCTGGCTTATGTGGTAAGAGAGAGAAGAAAGAGTGTCAGTGAAAACAAAAAAGAATCATCTGATCAGATGATTAAACTTAAAGAAGAACAACTGGAGATAAAGAAAAAACGGGTGAAATCAGGTGATGTAACCATTCGTAAAGAGGTAGTGGAGGAAGAGAAGACGTTTAAAATACCAATTAGACGTGAGGAAATGGTAATTGAAGCAGGAGACGAAGAAGAACTTCGGATACCGGTTAAAGAGGAAGAAGTGGACATAACAAAACATCCAGTGACAGTAGCGGAAGTGGAGGTATCAAAACGGCAGGTTGAAGAGATGAAGACAGTAAAGACTCCTGTGAAAAAAGAAACAGTTCGTGTTGAAGTTACCGGTGAGGCAGATGTAAAAGAAGAAGAAAAATAG
- the glmM gene encoding phosphoglucosamine mutase, translated as MGKYFGTDGVRGVANTELTPELAFKLGRFGGYVLTKECEGKPKVLIGRDTRISGHMLEGALVAGLLSIGAEVMRIGVISTPGVAYLTKALSAQAGVMISASHNPVADNGIKFFGPDGFKLVDSQEEEIEALLNQEEGMEDGLPRPTGGDLGQVNDYFEGGQKYLQFLKQTIHQDFTGLHIALDCAHGAASSLATHLFADLEAEQISTIGASPNGVNINEAVGSTHPEALVSLVKEKGADIGLAFDGDADRLIAVDENGDIVDGDQIMFICAKYMKEKGFLKEDTVVSTVMSNLGFYKGLEKIGVNTQQTAVGDRYVMEEMRKGGYNLGGEQSGHIIFLDYSTTGDGLLSAIQLVNIMKATDKPLSQLASEMKKYPQKLVNVRVADKHALHDNEVITEEIQAVEGEMNGEGRILVRPSGTEPLVRVMAEAPTVELCDTYVQKIVDVVKRELGSLD; from the coding sequence ATGGGTAAGTATTTTGGAACTGACGGGGTCAGAGGGGTAGCAAACACTGAACTCACACCTGAATTGGCATTTAAACTGGGCCGCTTCGGCGGATATGTTCTCACGAAGGAATGTGAAGGAAAGCCAAAAGTGTTAATCGGCCGTGACACACGTATTTCCGGGCACATGCTGGAAGGGGCACTTGTAGCAGGACTCCTTTCCATCGGTGCTGAAGTTATGCGTATCGGTGTTATTTCCACACCTGGTGTAGCTTATCTTACAAAGGCATTGAGTGCTCAGGCAGGGGTTATGATTTCAGCATCCCACAATCCGGTAGCTGATAACGGTATCAAGTTTTTCGGACCGGACGGATTTAAGCTTGTAGACAGCCAGGAAGAAGAGATTGAAGCTCTTTTAAATCAGGAAGAGGGAATGGAAGACGGACTGCCTCGTCCTACTGGCGGGGATCTTGGTCAGGTTAATGATTATTTTGAGGGCGGACAGAAGTATCTGCAGTTTCTTAAACAAACGATTCATCAGGACTTTACCGGCTTACATATTGCTCTTGACTGTGCCCACGGTGCAGCGTCTTCACTGGCTACGCACCTCTTTGCGGACCTTGAAGCAGAGCAGATCTCAACAATCGGTGCCTCTCCGAACGGCGTTAACATTAACGAAGCCGTAGGATCGACGCATCCGGAAGCCCTTGTATCCCTTGTGAAGGAAAAGGGGGCTGACATCGGCCTTGCTTTTGACGGAGACGCAGACCGTCTGATTGCTGTTGATGAAAACGGCGATATCGTAGATGGCGACCAGATTATGTTTATCTGTGCCAAATACATGAAAGAAAAAGGCTTTCTGAAAGAAGATACCGTTGTTTCCACTGTTATGAGTAACCTTGGCTTCTACAAAGGCCTGGAGAAAATCGGTGTTAATACACAACAGACAGCAGTCGGTGACCGTTATGTGATGGAAGAGATGCGTAAGGGAGGCTACAACCTCGGTGGTGAGCAGAGCGGCCACATCATTTTCCTTGATTACTCCACTACAGGCGATGGTCTTTTATCGGCAATCCAGCTTGTCAACATCATGAAAGCGACGGACAAGCCGCTATCCCAGCTGGCATCTGAAATGAAGAAGTACCCGCAGAAGCTTGTTAATGTACGTGTAGCTGACAAGCATGCTCTTCACGATAATGAGGTTATTACTGAAGAGATTCAGGCTGTTGAAGGGGAAATGAACGGTGAGGGCCGCATCCTCGTGCGTCCGTCAGGAACTGAGCCCCTTGTCCGGGTTATGGCAGAAGCACCAACAGTGGAACTTTGCGATACGTATGTTCAAAAAATTGTTGATGTTGTCAAACGGGAACTCGGATCTCTCGACTAA
- a CDS encoding CdaR family protein produces MDKWFNNKWFIRGISIVIAVMLYLMVSIDNVNQQPGGIPGITDGHRVLEEVELQVYYNDEDYVVSDAPETVEVNVRGPQNLLTILQFRSPQYEVFIDLRGKEPGEHYERVQHRGFSNDLNISVMPMTVSVTLEEKQTASFPVEIELLNEEEIGADYTIGEPSVDPSSVEVTAAESLINQIAYARTFVDIGGETDTVSESADVVLFDAYGNEVQLETNPSEVDVEIPINSTPRKEVPVNIGGEGTLPNGSAVASIEASPETVTLFGPSSVLNGISSIDDLSIDLSDITEDTSIELDVPVPEGVERVEPETITVDVQIEEEETRTFGNFPFEIIGLEEGKEVELVAPENTYFDLQVLGAPSILRNLGRDDIDAFIDLEGLDEGEHEVPLVLNGPRNLRFNQSLNEVQVIVYDEEEEEIQSSSVEESTEPEDEVTEPEDEEESSEAETEEEMEEEMEEEIEEQPEDEEEAEETEEEDTTSSIHRTPHWI; encoded by the coding sequence ATGGATAAGTGGTTTAATAACAAATGGTTTATTCGCGGTATCTCCATTGTGATTGCCGTGATGCTCTATTTAATGGTGAGTATTGATAACGTCAATCAGCAGCCCGGCGGTATACCGGGAATTACCGACGGACACCGCGTTCTGGAAGAAGTGGAACTTCAGGTTTACTACAACGATGAGGATTATGTTGTGAGCGACGCACCGGAGACTGTGGAAGTAAATGTGCGGGGGCCTCAAAATCTTCTGACGATTCTGCAATTCAGAAGTCCTCAGTATGAGGTGTTTATTGACTTGAGGGGAAAAGAACCGGGAGAGCATTATGAAAGAGTGCAACACCGTGGATTCTCAAATGACTTGAATATCTCTGTTATGCCAATGACTGTCAGTGTGACGCTGGAAGAAAAGCAAACAGCTTCTTTCCCAGTGGAAATTGAGTTGCTCAACGAAGAGGAAATAGGGGCCGACTACACAATAGGCGAGCCTTCAGTCGACCCGTCCAGTGTAGAAGTAACGGCAGCCGAGAGCCTTATTAACCAGATTGCCTATGCACGAACGTTTGTGGACATCGGAGGAGAAACAGATACAGTATCAGAAAGTGCCGATGTCGTTCTCTTTGACGCTTACGGGAATGAGGTTCAGCTGGAAACAAACCCTTCCGAAGTAGATGTGGAAATACCCATTAACAGTACTCCTCGAAAAGAAGTACCGGTCAACATCGGGGGGGAGGGCACGCTCCCCAACGGAAGTGCTGTAGCATCCATTGAAGCATCACCTGAAACGGTCACGCTTTTTGGACCGTCGTCAGTATTGAATGGCATTAGTTCAATTGACGACCTTTCCATTGACCTCAGTGACATTACAGAAGACACCTCCATTGAACTGGATGTGCCAGTTCCTGAAGGAGTGGAGAGAGTAGAGCCTGAGACCATCACCGTAGATGTGCAGATAGAAGAAGAGGAAACCCGGACGTTCGGTAACTTTCCGTTTGAAATCATCGGTCTGGAAGAGGGCAAAGAGGTAGAGCTTGTGGCACCTGAAAATACGTATTTTGATTTGCAGGTTCTCGGTGCACCGAGTATCCTCAGAAACCTTGGCCGGGATGATATCGATGCGTTTATTGATCTGGAGGGCCTTGATGAAGGAGAGCACGAAGTCCCCCTTGTCCTGAACGGCCCCCGGAATCTTCGTTTTAATCAAAGTCTCAACGAAGTTCAGGTAATCGTGTATGATGAAGAAGAGGAAGAAATCCAAAGCTCATCCGTAGAGGAAAGTACCGAACCTGAAGATGAGGTAACCGAGCCGGAGGACGAAGAAGAAAGCAGCGAAGCAGAAACGGAAGAAGAAATGGAAGAAGAAATGGAAGAAGAAATAGAAGAACAACCAGAGGACGAGGAAGAAGCTGAAGAAACTGAGGAAGAAGATACAACCTCTTCCATTCACAGAACGCCACATTGGATTTAA
- the pdaB gene encoding polysaccharide deacetylase family sporulation protein PdaB: protein MNFFWIWNAKRIKRYSVIILAALFTAGILYVERTQIPVFSTGEKPVAIYKVETEDKDIALTFNISWGEERAIPILDTLKENSVSNATFFISAAWAERHPEVVERILEDGHEIGSHGFRHDHYTQWEDENIKKDILTAHEIIKKVSDTTPQFLRPPNGNFDDRVLTIADKLDYDVIHWSIDSHDWLNPGVDQIVENVVGKAAPGDIVLMHASDSAKQTAEALPEIIDQLSNGGFNFVSLSELMTGSETTTQEVD, encoded by the coding sequence ATGAACTTTTTTTGGATTTGGAACGCAAAGCGGATCAAACGCTATTCTGTTATCATCCTTGCTGCTCTTTTCACGGCCGGTATTTTGTATGTAGAGCGCACTCAAATTCCTGTTTTTTCAACCGGCGAAAAGCCAGTGGCAATCTATAAGGTGGAAACGGAGGATAAAGATATTGCCCTCACATTTAACATCAGCTGGGGCGAGGAACGTGCAATTCCCATTCTGGACACCCTAAAAGAAAATAGCGTGTCCAACGCTACCTTCTTTATTTCAGCGGCCTGGGCAGAACGGCACCCTGAAGTCGTTGAACGGATTCTTGAAGACGGCCACGAGATCGGCAGCCACGGTTTCCGTCACGATCATTACACACAATGGGAAGACGAAAACATCAAAAAAGATATCTTAACAGCACACGAAATCATAAAAAAAGTCAGCGATACGACACCGCAGTTTTTACGTCCGCCAAACGGCAACTTCGACGACCGCGTTCTTACTATTGCTGATAAACTCGACTATGACGTTATCCACTGGAGTATTGACTCCCACGACTGGCTGAATCCAGGTGTAGATCAAATTGTAGAAAACGTCGTCGGAAAAGCAGCGCCGGGGGACATTGTTCTCATGCACGCATCCGATTCAGCAAAACAAACAGCTGAAGCCCTCCCGGAGATTATTGACCAGTTATCCAACGGCGGATTCAACTTCGTCTCATTATCAGAACTCATGACCGGCTCCGAAACCACAACACAGGAAGTCGACTAA
- a CDS encoding YsnF/AvaK domain-containing protein, with protein MGFFNLFNEKDNEKRGERKAVNEENRDTEFARDDAHIDLRQEELDIHKHRDETGDVEIHKDIVEEEQTVNVPVSHDQVIIERKAVDHEPTDEPISEEETVHIPVTAEEVDVEKHTVVTGEVTAHKRSVEETEQVHDVLHKEVADVETHGTADVVNDTE; from the coding sequence ATGGGCTTTTTCAATTTGTTTAATGAAAAGGATAACGAAAAACGTGGTGAGCGCAAGGCTGTGAATGAGGAAAACCGGGATACAGAATTCGCAAGAGACGACGCACATATCGATCTTCGTCAAGAAGAATTGGATATCCACAAACACAGGGATGAAACAGGAGATGTGGAAATCCATAAAGATATCGTGGAAGAGGAACAAACGGTCAATGTTCCTGTTTCTCACGACCAAGTTATCATTGAAAGAAAAGCTGTAGACCACGAGCCAACGGATGAGCCGATCTCAGAAGAAGAAACTGTTCACATTCCAGTTACAGCAGAAGAAGTAGATGTTGAAAAGCATACTGTGGTGACTGGGGAAGTTACTGCTCATAAACGTTCTGTTGAAGAAACAGAGCAAGTCCATGACGTTCTTCACAAGGAAGTAGCGGATGTAGAAACACATGGTACGGCAGACGTTGTAAACGATACAGAATAA
- a CDS encoding anti-sigma factor family protein, whose amino-acid sequence MACEKTKIEDLHKYLDEEMTLLEKKQLEQHLMKCGDCDKHLRELRKTIAIVQSSSHIEAPGDFTANVMKKLPEQKKSRKYKTWLRKHPFVLAAAVFMLLFVTSVSSLWSGGGSQITVQGQGNFHIDEERSVVIVPAGETIEGDLLIRNGDVEIEGEVLGNVTVINGEQYLASAGYIAGETNEINQIMSWLWYETKSFFSEVVRIFDSQAPAENHE is encoded by the coding sequence ATGGCTTGTGAAAAAACCAAAATTGAAGACCTTCATAAATATCTCGATGAAGAAATGACGCTCCTGGAGAAGAAACAGCTCGAGCAGCATCTTATGAAATGCGGGGACTGTGACAAGCACCTGCGTGAACTGCGGAAGACCATCGCCATTGTCCAGAGCTCGTCTCATATTGAAGCGCCAGGGGATTTCACTGCGAATGTGATGAAAAAGCTTCCTGAACAAAAGAAAAGCAGGAAATATAAAACGTGGCTGCGAAAGCACCCGTTTGTCCTTGCGGCAGCTGTGTTCATGCTGTTGTTTGTCACAAGCGTCTCCTCTTTATGGTCCGGGGGAGGCTCCCAGATTACCGTACAGGGACAGGGAAACTTCCATATTGATGAAGAGCGCAGTGTGGTCATTGTTCCGGCAGGTGAAACGATAGAAGGAGACCTTCTGATACGCAACGGTGACGTGGAGATAGAAGGTGAAGTGCTGGGGAATGTCACGGTGATTAACGGCGAACAGTACCTCGCTTCGGCCGGATACATTGCAGGAGAAACAAACGAGATCAATCAGATTATGAGCTGGCTTTGGTATGAGACTAAATCATTCTTCAGCGAAGTTGTCAGGATTTTTGACAGTCAGGCCCCCGCGGAGAATCATGAATAA
- the gerD gene encoding spore germination lipoprotein GerD, producing MDRVLKKAALSFFITCLLVTSGCAAMEDQSSQPDYEDTKKMMVDMLKTDEGKQAIQEVLQDEKVRSSVVMDQVFVKDTIENTLTTTQGKGFWEEMMKDAEFKKSLAESMQQKNEDVLKGLMKDPEYQQMFVDVMHDPEMEEHYLELMQSKEYRQQVMNIMAEAFESPYFVARLNQILGDVAKEQMEKQDEENKKQEEQQDDSAQEEEDQMGQTSGQGGGG from the coding sequence ATGGATCGTGTCTTGAAAAAAGCGGCCTTATCTTTCTTCATAACGTGTCTACTTGTCACTTCAGGCTGTGCAGCAATGGAAGACCAAAGCAGTCAGCCCGACTACGAAGACACGAAAAAAATGATGGTCGATATGCTCAAAACAGATGAAGGAAAGCAGGCAATTCAGGAAGTTCTTCAGGATGAAAAAGTGCGTTCATCCGTTGTCATGGACCAGGTCTTCGTGAAAGACACCATCGAGAACACCCTCACAACCACACAGGGGAAAGGGTTCTGGGAAGAAATGATGAAGGATGCGGAATTTAAAAAATCCCTGGCCGAAAGCATGCAGCAGAAAAATGAGGATGTTCTGAAAGGGCTCATGAAAGACCCTGAGTATCAGCAGATGTTCGTGGACGTGATGCACGACCCTGAAATGGAAGAACACTACCTCGAACTGATGCAGAGCAAAGAATACCGCCAGCAGGTTATGAATATTATGGCCGAAGCGTTCGAAAGTCCTTATTTCGTTGCACGACTGAATCAGATTCTCGGGGACGTAGCCAAAGAACAGATGGAAAAACAGGACGAAGAAAATAAAAAGCAAGAAGAACAGCAAGATGACAGCGCTCAAGAGGAAGAAGATCAGATGGGGCAAACATCCGGCCAGGGCGGTGGAGGTTAA
- the sigW gene encoding RNA polymerase sigma factor SigW produces MDAVVKKIIMEVKKGDQQAFAELVDLYKDKVYQISYRMLGNVHEAQDISQEAFLRAYTNIDSFDMNRKFSTWLFRIATNLSIDRIRKKKPDFHLDDPVGGTEDFNYYSQIAADEELPEDKVVQYEMQGWIQSEITALPPKYRSAIILKYLEDLSLKEISEILNLPVATVKTRIHRGREALRKRLRNS; encoded by the coding sequence ATGGACGCGGTGGTCAAAAAAATTATTATGGAAGTAAAAAAAGGGGATCAGCAGGCGTTTGCTGAACTCGTCGATCTGTACAAAGATAAAGTGTACCAAATTTCATACCGCATGCTCGGAAATGTGCATGAAGCTCAGGACATTTCCCAGGAGGCCTTTTTAAGAGCCTATACGAACATAGACAGCTTTGATATGAACCGGAAATTTTCAACCTGGCTGTTTCGGATTGCAACCAATCTGTCCATTGACCGAATACGTAAAAAGAAGCCGGATTTTCATCTGGATGATCCTGTGGGAGGGACAGAGGATTTCAACTATTACTCCCAGATTGCCGCAGATGAAGAACTTCCTGAAGATAAGGTCGTGCAGTATGAAATGCAGGGATGGATACAGAGTGAGATTACAGCGCTTCCTCCAAAATACCGTTCTGCAATCATTTTAAAATACTTAGAGGATCTTTCCTTAAAGGAAATAAGCGAAATCCTCAATCTCCCGGTAGCGACAGTCAAAACACGTATTCACCGAGGGAGAGAGGCGTTGCGCAAACGACTTCGCAACTCGTAA
- the cdaA gene encoding diadenylate cyclase CdaA, with the protein MFEDIQILRILGIILDIALVSFVIYKLIMVIRGTRAVQLVKGIVVILAVWFISSFLGLQTLQWIMGTAVTYGLLAIIIIFQPELRRALEQLGRGKFFAKSSSAEEEELKTTINHVVKAANYMGKRRIGALISLERETGMNDYVETGIPMEARLSSELLINVFIPNTPLHDGAVIIKGNEITAAACYLPLSENPFISKELGTRHRAALGVSEVTDAITLAVSEETGGISLTKNGELHRNLDEESLRELLVKEMMSEQSGSTTSRWQWGGRKNG; encoded by the coding sequence ATGTTTGAAGATATTCAAATCCTTCGTATTTTAGGAATTATTTTAGATATTGCACTTGTATCTTTTGTTATTTACAAGCTGATTATGGTGATTCGCGGAACGAGGGCCGTACAACTTGTAAAAGGGATCGTCGTTATTCTTGCGGTGTGGTTCATCTCAAGCTTCTTAGGGCTTCAGACACTGCAGTGGATTATGGGAACCGCTGTTACATACGGTCTTCTTGCGATTATTATTATCTTCCAGCCTGAACTAAGACGTGCCCTGGAGCAGCTTGGCCGGGGGAAATTCTTTGCGAAAAGTTCGTCAGCTGAAGAAGAAGAATTGAAGACGACGATCAATCATGTCGTAAAAGCAGCGAATTATATGGGGAAACGCCGTATAGGTGCACTCATTTCACTGGAACGGGAAACAGGTATGAATGATTATGTGGAGACAGGGATTCCGATGGAAGCAAGACTTTCTTCAGAGCTGTTAATCAACGTCTTTATTCCAAATACACCTCTCCATGACGGAGCTGTGATTATTAAAGGAAATGAAATTACGGCTGCAGCCTGCTATCTGCCATTATCAGAAAATCCATTTATTTCAAAAGAGCTGGGTACACGCCACCGGGCTGCTCTTGGAGTCAGTGAAGTGACAGATGCGATCACCCTTGCTGTATCAGAGGAAACAGGAGGTATTTCGTTAACGAAGAACGGGGAGCTTCACCGTAATTTAGACGAAGAGTCTCTCAGAGAGCTGCTTGTAAAAGAAATGATGTCCGAACAATCCGGCTCCACTACATCACGCTGGCAGTGGGGAGGCAGGAAAAATGGATAA
- a CDS encoding KinB-signaling pathway activation protein → MNTRKVVFLFYSTFLIGTTSGLLMGLFLDFNTHMQDLANGQFGGVFMLFIGAGIWTIISQMGFFAYLTIHRFGLGIFKSQQLWNRVQVVLIAFTLFDLVFFRHLLFATEGETFAGYMILPLFLLGYSLIVAYIKSKDTNFTAFIPTLFFMVVVTTIEWIPALRENEPTFLWTAIVPLLVANTWQILVLHRLHEQPNKPGAKKA, encoded by the coding sequence GTGAATACACGAAAAGTGGTTTTTTTATTTTACAGCACGTTTTTAATCGGGACAACTTCAGGTCTCTTGATGGGACTGTTTCTGGATTTTAATACACACATGCAGGACCTTGCCAACGGACAGTTCGGCGGAGTATTTATGCTCTTTATCGGGGCGGGAATCTGGACGATCATCTCTCAGATGGGCTTCTTTGCATACTTGACCATTCACCGTTTCGGGCTTGGTATTTTCAAATCGCAGCAGCTTTGGAACAGAGTGCAGGTCGTCCTTATTGCCTTTACCCTGTTTGACTTGGTGTTCTTCAGACATCTGCTTTTTGCAACAGAAGGAGAAACCTTTGCGGGGTATATGATCCTGCCGCTTTTTCTTCTCGGATACAGTCTTATAGTGGCCTATATTAAATCGAAGGACACAAACTTCACGGCATTTATTCCGACGCTTTTCTTTATGGTTGTTGTAACCACCATCGAGTGGATCCCGGCCTTAAGGGAAAATGAACCGACATTCCTGTGGACGGCCATTGTACCGCTTCTCGTAGCCAACACATGGCAGATCCTTGTCCTTCACAGGCTTCACGAACAGCCGAATAAACCAGGAGCAAAAAAAGCTTAG
- a CDS encoding P-loop NTPase — MLTEQQVLDALKDVQEPHLGKSLIELQSVKEVKIKDNLVSLKLAIAQPGTAEQMQLQQAVVSAVKGAGADSVGLRFEKLSDEVLAKHGGGEEKEAGETILDRAKNGKTTFIAVTSGKGGVGKSTVSVNLATSLARKGKKVGIIDADIYGFSVPDMMGIEERPKVVGQRIYPVNRFDVQVISMGFFVEDNSPIIWRGPMLGKMLNNFFNEVEWDDLDYLVLDLPPGTGDVALDIHSMIPQCKEIIVTTPHATAAFVAARAGAMAIKTEHEILGIVENMAYFESKLTGEKEYVFGTGGGEKLAEELRSEVLVKIPLGQPEIDEENFAPSVYDEDHQIGKIYSNLADSVIKKIGK, encoded by the coding sequence ATGCTTACGGAACAACAAGTGCTTGATGCACTCAAAGATGTGCAGGAGCCGCACTTAGGAAAAAGTCTAATCGAACTTCAGTCAGTAAAAGAAGTGAAAATTAAAGATAATTTAGTGAGTTTGAAATTGGCGATCGCACAACCGGGAACAGCGGAGCAGATGCAGCTCCAGCAGGCCGTCGTGAGCGCAGTGAAAGGTGCCGGCGCTGATTCTGTCGGGCTTCGTTTTGAAAAGCTGAGTGACGAAGTACTGGCTAAGCATGGCGGCGGGGAAGAGAAAGAAGCCGGAGAAACGATTCTTGACCGTGCGAAAAACGGGAAGACGACGTTTATTGCTGTAACGAGTGGTAAAGGTGGCGTCGGGAAGTCGACAGTGAGTGTAAACCTCGCTACGTCACTTGCCCGCAAAGGGAAAAAGGTCGGCATCATTGATGCGGATATCTACGGTTTCAGTGTTCCTGACATGATGGGAATTGAAGAGCGTCCGAAAGTAGTGGGACAGCGCATTTACCCTGTAAACCGTTTTGATGTGCAGGTTATTTCCATGGGCTTCTTCGTGGAGGATAACTCCCCGATCATCTGGCGCGGACCGATGCTTGGTAAAATGCTGAATAACTTCTTTAACGAAGTCGAGTGGGACGATCTTGATTATCTTGTGCTGGACCTTCCCCCGGGAACAGGGGATGTGGCCCTTGATATTCACTCCATGATTCCCCAGTGTAAGGAGATTATCGTAACGACACCTCACGCAACAGCGGCGTTTGTGGCTGCACGGGCCGGTGCGATGGCGATTAAAACCGAGCATGAGATCTTGGGAATTGTAGAAAACATGGCTTACTTTGAAAGCAAGCTCACCGGGGAAAAAGAGTACGTGTTTGGAACAGGCGGCGGAGAAAAACTCGCGGAGGAGCTTCGCAGTGAGGTACTTGTCAAGATTCCATTAGGCCAGCCGGAAATTGATGAAGAGAACTTTGCACCGTCTGTTTATGATGAAGACCATCAAATCGGGAAGATTTATTCCAACCTGGCTGATTCGGTTATTAAAAAAATTGGGAAATAG
- a CDS encoding aspartyl-phosphate phosphatase Spo0E family protein, which translates to MELEQKDLLEEIEWAREKMYTLSSQLNRTSHEVVEISSYLDQLLNKYQSTYYKIEN; encoded by the coding sequence TTGGAGCTTGAACAGAAGGACTTGTTGGAAGAGATTGAATGGGCACGGGAGAAGATGTACACCCTGTCATCACAACTAAACCGCACCTCTCACGAAGTCGTAGAAATTAGTTCCTACTTAGATCAGCTGCTTAACAAATACCAATCCACGTACTACAAAATAGAAAACTAG
- the cwlD gene encoding N-acetylmuramoyl-L-alanine amidase CwlD — translation MRKRWKWSLSIFGLIVILLIVQYPFTSEDSTGLGLPLSGKVIVLDPGHGGIDGGASSRAGDLEKDIALQITFILRDYLQESGALVLMTREGDHDLAADGTKRIRSRKVEDLKRRVELINGSDADLFISLHLNAIPTPKWRGAQTFYNRAVEKSDVLAKQIQAEIIRNLENTSRDARPINSVYLMQQAEIPGALVEVGFLSNPTEAELLKTKDYQQSVAASIYEGILRYSYEEPIPGAGQ, via the coding sequence GTGCGGAAGCGGTGGAAATGGAGCCTGAGTATATTTGGACTTATCGTTATTCTTTTAATTGTGCAGTACCCATTTACGAGTGAGGACTCGACGGGGCTCGGTCTGCCTTTATCGGGTAAAGTGATTGTCCTGGATCCGGGGCATGGCGGGATTGACGGGGGAGCGTCCTCCCGAGCGGGGGATCTGGAAAAAGATATTGCTCTTCAAATTACGTTTATTTTGCGGGATTATTTACAGGAGTCCGGTGCTCTCGTGTTAATGACGCGGGAAGGTGATCATGATCTGGCGGCGGACGGGACAAAGCGGATCCGTTCCCGGAAAGTGGAGGATCTGAAGCGGAGGGTTGAGCTTATTAACGGGTCGGATGCCGATCTTTTTATAAGTCTCCACTTAAATGCAATTCCGACACCGAAGTGGAGGGGCGCACAGACCTTTTATAACCGGGCTGTGGAAAAAAGCGATGTACTGGCCAAGCAGATTCAGGCAGAGATTATCAGAAACCTTGAGAATACAAGCCGGGATGCGAGGCCGATTAACAGTGTTTATTTAATGCAGCAGGCGGAGATTCCCGGTGCTCTTGTGGAGGTTGGTTTTTTATCCAACCCGACAGAGGCGGAGCTGTTAAAAACGAAGGACTATCAGCAGAGTGTGGCAGCGTCAATATATGAGGGGATTCTTCGTTATTCGTATGAAGAGCCGATACCGGGGGCAGGTCAGTGA